The Lonchura striata isolate bLonStr1 chromosome 7, bLonStr1.mat, whole genome shotgun sequence genome window below encodes:
- the COL17A1 gene encoding collagen alpha-1(XVII) chain — MDSVTKKTRQDGSEVTERLITETVTTRLTSLPPKGGSSSGLKTSSHTGGSGVEKRSYTHGSSYVTSSGSGRLHSTSSSSSYRQAQSPSSTLTKSPGSTFERKTYVNRHATYEGSSSANSSPEFPRKDFASASTRGRSQSRESEIRVRLQSASPSGRWTELDDVKRLLKGSRSASCSPTRSPSGTLPIPKKAVVETKMVTESSQSVSGTYDTTILNTALPSYMWSSTLPAGSSLGGYHNSSSLINAMSHSTGSVFGVPNNLAPSNHTLNAGLSSSSTVFGVQNNLSPSSSSATQNATAASAAYGMKNTSQSNTMASTGVSASAGGTVLSSQGDDILRKDCKFLLVEKEKAPAKEMELLVMTKDTGKVFSGSNTGLNGGSFVEDTLKKEKQGFSSSYATDTGLKSDANGGLKSMPKRDKETYAEIRSGDAGGAIGSAPSWCPCGSCCSWWKWLLGLLLAWLFLLGLLFGLIALAEEVRKLKSRVEDLEKINGGLLAINQGNSKIEKDVSRVDFLHGNSPSLTFPYENEESVWLMVKSRLNKEIERGYFRGEKGERGEKGDMGIQGPKGDQGLPGAPGIPGPIGHAGPEGPKGQKGSMGEPGMEGPMGQRGREGMPGPRGEPGPPGFGEKGDRGAVGEPGPPGPPGPPGSTGLKGLMGSPGPQGPPGPPGLQGFRGEAGLPGAKGEKGASGPPGPKGDQGEKGARGMTGEQGSRGIPGPPGEPGPKGPVGQAGRDGQPGEKGEPGLMGMPGARGPPGPTGDAGEPGLTGPQGPPGLPGNPGRPGAKGEPGAPGKVVNAEGSSTITLPGPPGPPGPPGPTGPPGVPGPVGPAGLPGQQGPRGEKGSPGEAVIETIRTEVSSLASQMLGDLHGRAGPPGPPGPPGESVQGPPGPRGPPGLPGPPGPPGRPGSSMSTSEAFFTGPPGPPGPPGPKGDQGERGPRGFTGEPGDPGLSAFSSHGERVTIQGPPGPPGPPGPKGDAGVPGAPGIPGASRGGSRQIQGPPGPPGPPGPPGPSGGSSQEIQQYVTDYLKSDNVRHYFTGAQGPPGPPGPPGLITTADGMTLDYAELATRVMSYMTSSSGRYESLSSSVSTTSILYQELLDLLQREEIRQYLIGPQGPPGPPGPGGDGMSLSLDYDELTRRFISYLSSSGMSIGLPGPPGPPGSPGISYSDLTAYLRNSEFSGIVGPPGPTGPPGPPGIPGSPGTSLEDISAYLQNVGYSSLSGVRGPPGPPGPPGPPGFSGTGLLSYADITNNDEFRSELIQYLKSDEVRSYISGPPGPPGPPGPKGDSGFVSGSMSSSYQGLRASEHLHGGSLGAEGSHGGSLGTGSSYGSSMSSRSSYHASMGSDGAYDASMGTDRSFDGLLTEEETLRSAGSSRSYSNSFTGSLDYNELALRVSESLQSRGILQDLMSYTAQGPAGPPGPPGPPGISKIFAAYGNVTADLMDFFRTHGAIQGPPGEKGERGYPGPKGDPGPMGPPGRHGQRGPKGEKGEKGEQLYVGRRKRRTVGV, encoded by the exons ATGGATTCTGTTACAAAGAAAACGAGGCAGGATGGATCAGAAGTTACTGAAAGAC TTATTACAGAGACTGTAACCACAAGACTGACATCCTTGCCACCCA aaggagggagcagcagtgggCTCAAAACATCATCCCACACCGGAGGGAGTGGAGTGGAAAAGCGGTCGTACACCCATGGAAGCAGCTATGTGACCTCAA GTGGAAGTGGTAGATTGCATTCAACATCATCATCCTCCAGCTACAGACAAGCACAGTCTCCCAGCTCTACTCTCACCAAATCACCTGGCTcaacatttgaaagaaaaacctATGTCAACCGCCATGCAACATATGAAG GGAGCTCCAGTGCCAACTCTTCTCCTGAATTTCCCAGAAAAGATTTTG CATCTGCCTCTACGAGAGGGAGAAGCCAAAGTCGAG AGAGTGAAATACGTGTCCGACTGCAGAGCGCATCTCCCTCTGGCAGAT GGACGGAGTTGGATGATGTGAAACGTTTGCTGAAAGGAAGTCGatctgccagctgcagccctACTCGGTCACCATCCGGTACACTCCCGATACCGAAAAAGGCTGTGGTGGAGACAAAGATGGTCACTGAGAGCTCTCAGTCAG TGTCAGGGACATATGACACAACCATACTGAATACTGCCCTCCCTTCATACATGTGGTCCTCCACTTTGCCTGCTGGGTCTTCCCTTGGTGGATACCATAACAGCTCTTCCTTGATCAATGCCATGTCTCACTCTACAGGATCAG TTTTTGGTGTTCCAAATAACCTGGCTCCCAGCAATCATACTCTGAATGCGGGCCTCAGCTCTTCCTCTACAG TATTTGGAGTTCAAAACAACCTGTCCCCAAGCTCTTCTTCTGCAACCCAGAATGCTACAGCAGCTTCTGCAG CATATGGGATGAAGAACACTTCTCAGAGCAACACCATGGCAAGTACTGGTGTGTCTGCCTCAGCAG GAGGAACTGTTTTGAGCTCCCAGGGAGACGACATTCTGCGCAAAGACTGCAAGTTCCTGCTGGTGGAGAAGGAGAAGGCACCTGCAAAGGAGATGGAGCTCTTGGTCATGACAAAGGACACTGGCAAAGTCTTTAGTGGTTCTAACACTGGACTTAATGGAG GATCTTTTGTAGAAGACACCTTGAAGAAAGAGAAGCAGGGATTTTCCTCCTCTTATGCTACAGATACTGGCCTAAAATCAGATGCAAATG GAGGGCTGAAATCCATGccaaaaagggacaaagaaaCTTATGCAG AAATACGAAGTGGTGATGCAGGGGGTGCAATTGGATCAGCACcatcctggtgtccctgtggtTCCTGCTGTAGCTGGTGGAAATGGCTCCTGGGTTTGCTTCTAGCCTGGTTGTTTCTCCTTGGATTGCTTTTTGGACTGATTGCTCTGG CTGAAGAAGTGAGAAAGCTGAAATCTCGTGTGGAAGACCTGGAAAAAATCAATGGTGGCCTCCTGGCAATTAACCAAGGGAAttcaaaaatagaaaaggaTGTTTCAAGAGTAGACTTCCTTCATGGTAACTCACCCTCCTTGACCTTTCCATATGAAAATGAAGAGTCAGTCTGGTTGATGGTGAAGAGCAGACTGAATAAGGAAATAGAACGAG GCTACTTCCGAGGGGAGAAAGGAGAACGTGGTGAGAAAG GTGACATGGGAATACAAGGTCCCAAAG GTGATCAAGGACTTCCTGGTGCTCCAG gcATTCCTGGTCCAATTGGGCATGCAGGACCAGAAGGACCAAAAGGCCAGAAGGGAAGCATGG GTGAGCCTGGCATGGAAGGTCCCATGGGACAAAGAGGTAGAGAAGGGATGCCAGGGCCTCGAGGGGAGCCAGGACCACCTGGATTTGGagaaaaaggagacagag GTGCTGTTGGTGAGCCAGGTCCTCCAGGGCCACCTGGACCCCCAGGTTCTACTGGCCTAAAAG GCCTGATGGGTTCTCCAGGCCCACAAGGTCCTCCAG GTCCTCCCGGCCTACAAGGATTTAGAGGTGAAGCAGGACTCCCAGGTGCTAAAG GTGAAAAAGGAGCCAGTGGACCCCCTGGACCCAAAG GTGATCAGGGTGAGAAGGGTGCTCGTGGAATGACAG GTGAACAAGGCTCAAGAGGAATACCTGGACCTCCAGGAGAGCCAGGGCCTAAAGGACCTGTAG GACAAGCTGGTCGTGATGGACAGCCAGGTGAAAAAG GTGAACCAGGTCTTATGGGAATGCCAGGTGCCAGAGGCCCTCCAGGACCCACTGGAGATGCTGGAGAGCCAG GTCTTACAGGACCTCAAGGACCGCCAG GACTTCCAGGCAACCCAGGCCGACCAGGGGCTAAag GAGAACCTGGAGCTCCAGGAAAAGTCGTAAATGCAG AGGGTTCATCAACTATTACTCTGCCAGGCCCACCAGGTCCTCCAGGCCCACCTGGCCCCACTGGTCCCCCAGGTGTTCCAG GTCCTGTTGGACCAGCTGGTCTCCCTGGACAGCAAG gTCCACGGGGTGAGAAAGGATCCCCAGGTGAAGCTGTGATAGAAACCATCAGAACAGAAGTCTCATCATTAGCATCTCAAA TGCTGGGAGATTTACATGGGCGagcaggacccccaggtccccctgGACCACCAG GTGAATCTGTACAGGGACCTCCTGGACCTCGTGGTCCCCCAG GATTGCCAGGACCTCCAGGCCCACCAGGGAGACCAGGATCATCCATGTCCACCTCAG AAGCATTCTTCACAGGCCCACCAGGTCCACCAGGTCCACCAGGCCCTAAGGGAGACCAAG GTGAACGAGGTCCCCGGGGATTCACAG GAGAACCGGGTGACCCTGGCCTTTCAGCATTCTCCTCCCATG GTGAAAGAGTCACCATACAGGGACCCCCAGGCCCACCTGGCCCACCTGGACCAAAAG GTGATGCAGGTGTCCCAGGTGCACCTGGCATCCCAGGAGCATCTCGAG GTGGCTCCAGACAAATTCAGGGACCCCCAGGACCTCCTGGGCCACCTGGTCCTCCTGGCCCAAGTGGAGGTTCATCTCAGGAGATTCAGCAGTATGTGACTGACTACCTGAAGA GTGACAACGTCAGACATTATTTCACTGGTGCCCAAGGCCCACCAGGCCCTCCAGGTCCACCTGGACTTATCACCACTGCAGATGGGATGACCTTGGATTATGCAGAGCTGGCTACCCGTGTCATGAGCTATATGACAA GCTCTTCAGGTCGCTACGAGTCATTGTCTAGCTCAGTATCCACTACATCCATTTTGTACCAAGAACTTCTGGACCTGCTGCAAA GAGAAGAAATTCGTCAGTATCTCATTGGACCTCAGGGCCCACCGGGAcctcctgggccagggggagATGGAATGTCTCTGTCACTGGATTATGATGAGCTGACGAGGCGGTTTATCAGCTACTTGTCAA GTTCTGGGATGAGCATTGGACTGCCTGGACCACCTGGGCCTCCAGGATCACCTGGTATATCTTACAGCGACCTGACAGCTTACCTGCGAA ACTCTGAATTCAGTGGCATTGTTGGGCCCCCTGGTCCTACAGGCCCTCCAGGACCTCCAGGGATCCCTGGATCACCAGGCACCTCTCTGGAGGACATCTCTGCCTACCTTCAAA aTGTTGGATACTCTTCCCTTTCTGGAGTTCGGGGCCCACCTGGCCCTCCTGGCCCTCCAGGACCACCAGGTTTCTCTGGAACTGGCCTCCTGTCCTATGCTGACATCACCAACAATGACGAGTTCAGGAGTGAGCTGATCCAGTACCTGAAGA GTGATGAAGTTCGAAGCTACATCTCAGGACcccctgggccccctgggccaCCGGGACCCAAGGGAGACAGTGGCTTTGTGTCTGGGTCTATGTCTTCATCATACCAAGGCTTACGAGCTTCTGAGCACTTGCATGGAGGATCCCTTGGTGCTGAGGGCTCCCACGGGGGCTCactgggcacaggcagctcgTATGGCAGCTCCATGAGCAGCAGATCCTCTTACCATGCCTCCATGGGCAGCGATGGCGCTTACGATGCCTCCATGGGCACAGACAGGTCCTTTGATGGGCTGCTGACAGAGGAGGAAACACTCAGATCAGCGGGGTCAAGCAGATCTTACAGCAACTCCTTCACTGGTTCCCTGGATTACAACGAGCTGGCACTCCGTGTGTCAGAGAGCCTGCAGA GCCGAGGTATTCTCCAGGACCTGATGTCTTACACAGCACAGGGGCCTGCAGGTCCCCCAGGCCCTCCTGGTCCCCCTGGCATCAGCAAGATCTTTGCAGCCTATGGCAATGTCACCGCAGATCTCATGGACTTCTTTAGAA cacatgGTGCCATCCAGGGGCCACCCGGtgaaaagggagagagaggtTATCCTGGACCCAAAG GTGACCCTGGGCCAATGGGCCCACCAGGACGACACGGGCAAAGGGGAccaaaaggagaaaagggagagaaag GTGAACAACTGTATGttggcagaagaaaaagaagaactGTTGGTGTTTAA